From a single Fusobacterium ulcerans ATCC 49185 genomic region:
- a CDS encoding acetyl-CoA carboxylase biotin carboxyl carrier protein: MRGDIKAVEELMKVLHEQKLTEISYEDSNFKVTIKGPLTAAVKKETVKEAKVIENKEAVKFKEVLSDHIGRYFYMKKNGEPVIEVGQKIKTGQEIGYVSTVGVDTTITSSYSGTIEEIYIENGNPVDYGRPLLKIKI; encoded by the coding sequence ATGAGGGGAGATATAAAGGCAGTTGAAGAATTGATGAAAGTTCTGCATGAGCAGAAACTTACAGAAATATCATATGAGGATTCTAATTTTAAAGTTACAATTAAAGGACCCCTTACTGCAGCAGTAAAGAAAGAAACAGTAAAAGAAGCTAAAGTTATAGAAAATAAAGAAGCAGTAAAATTTAAAGAGGTACTGTCTGATCATATAGGAAGATATTTCTATATGAAAAAGAATGGAGAACCTGTAATAGAAGTGGGGCAGAAAATAAAAACTGGACAGGAAATTGGATATGTTTCAACAGTTGGAGTAGATACTACTATTACTTCAAGTTATTCTGGAACTATAGAAGAAATATATATCGAGAATGGTAATCCAGTAGATTATGGAAGACCACTATTAAAGATCAAAATTTAA
- the accC gene encoding acetyl-CoA carboxylase biotin carboxylase subunit: MFKKILIANRGEIAVRIIRAAKELGIKTVAVYSEADKESLHVTLADEAVCIGGISSSESYLKIPNIIAAAEITGADAIHPGYGFLSENARFGKICEMHNIAFIGPRPECIIKMGDKATARATAIENGVPITNGTGIIKSIAEAKKEVNERITYPVMIKATAGGGGKGMRIARNDEELAANIVAAQNEAESAFGNPDVYIEKFVEDPRHIEIQIMGDKHGNVIYLGERDCSIQRRHQKLIEEAPSFSLPYNIRKAMGEAAVTLAKAINYDSAGTLEFLVDKNNDFFFMEMNTRVQVEHTVTEMVTGVDIIKLQIKVAAGEKLNIAQDDVILYGHAIECRINAEDPENDFLPSPGVLTKYIVPGGNGIRVDSHSYQGYEISPYYDSMIGKLIAFGINREEAIAKMKRALSEYIIEGIDTTIPFHLEVFNNELYLEGKTSTNFIEENFSKKNN; encoded by the coding sequence ATGTTTAAGAAAATACTTATCGCTAATAGAGGAGAGATAGCAGTCAGGATCATAAGAGCAGCAAAAGAACTGGGAATAAAAACAGTTGCTGTATATTCAGAAGCTGATAAAGAAAGTCTTCATGTGACTCTTGCAGATGAGGCTGTATGTATAGGAGGAATATCAAGTTCAGAATCATATCTGAAGATACCAAATATAATAGCAGCAGCAGAGATTACAGGAGCAGATGCTATCCATCCAGGTTATGGATTCCTTTCTGAAAATGCAAGATTTGGAAAGATATGTGAAATGCATAATATTGCTTTCATAGGACCTAGACCTGAATGTATAATAAAAATGGGAGATAAGGCAACAGCTAGAGCAACTGCCATAGAAAATGGTGTTCCTATAACTAATGGAACTGGAATAATCAAGAGTATTGCAGAAGCTAAAAAAGAAGTAAATGAAAGAATAACATACCCTGTAATGATCAAAGCCACTGCTGGTGGTGGAGGGAAAGGTATGAGAATTGCCAGAAATGATGAGGAATTAGCTGCAAATATAGTAGCTGCTCAAAATGAAGCAGAATCTGCATTTGGAAATCCAGATGTATATATAGAAAAATTTGTAGAAGATCCTAGACATATAGAAATTCAGATAATGGGAGATAAACATGGAAATGTTATCTACTTAGGTGAAAGAGACTGTTCTATTCAAAGAAGACATCAAAAGCTTATAGAAGAAGCTCCATCATTTTCGTTACCTTACAATATCAGAAAAGCTATGGGAGAGGCAGCTGTAACTCTTGCTAAAGCTATAAATTATGACTCAGCAGGAACTTTAGAATTCCTTGTTGATAAAAATAATGATTTCTTCTTTATGGAAATGAATACAAGAGTACAGGTAGAGCATACTGTAACTGAGATGGTAACAGGTGTAGATATTATAAAACTTCAAATAAAAGTAGCAGCTGGAGAAAAATTAAACATAGCTCAGGATGATGTTATATTATATGGGCATGCTATTGAGTGTAGAATCAATGCTGAAGATCCTGAAAATGATTTTCTTCCATCACCAGGAGTACTTACAAAATATATAGTTCCTGGAGGAAATGGAATAAGAGTTGACTCGCATTCATATCAAGGATATGAAATCAGTCCATACTATGATTCAATGATTGGAAAATTAATAGCTTTTGGAATAAACAGAGAGGAAGCTATTGCAAAAATGAAAAGAGCTCTAAGCGAGTATATAATTGAAGGAATAGATACTACTATTCCATTTCATTTAGAAGTATTTAACAATGAATTATATCTTGAAGGAAAAACTTCAACTAATTTCATAGAAGAGAATTTTTCTAAAAAAAATAATTAA
- a CDS encoding Asp23/Gls24 family envelope stress response protein, with the protein MNELGNIRIADDVVKTIAAKAAGDVEGIYKLAGGVVDEVSKMLGKKRPTNGVKVEVGEKECSIEVFVIVEFGYPISEVAHEVQKAVLKAVSELSGLKVVEVNVYVQDVKIRTEGTSEEEEDTEEGL; encoded by the coding sequence ATGAATGAATTAGGAAATATAAGAATAGCTGATGATGTAGTGAAAACAATAGCTGCAAAAGCTGCAGGGGATGTAGAAGGTATTTATAAACTTGCTGGTGGAGTAGTAGATGAAGTTAGTAAGATGTTAGGTAAAAAAAGACCAACTAATGGAGTTAAAGTAGAAGTAGGAGAAAAAGAGTGCAGCATCGAAGTATTTGTAATCGTAGAATTTGGATATCCAATTTCAGAAGTAGCTCATGAAGTTCAAAAAGCTGTATTGAAAGCAGTATCTGAATTAAGTGGACTAAAAGTTGTTGAAGTAAATGTATATGTTCAAGATGTAAAAATCAGAACAGAAGGAACTTCTGAAGAAGAGGAAGATACAGAAGAAGGATTATAA
- the amaP gene encoding alkaline shock response membrane anchor protein AmaP, translating to MTNKFLFFLGWVGIFILSITGIVCIVMPDFIVKFNPLDSTKTNVAIVVICVAYFLLCILKLFSMFEKTGDYEIKTENGKVTISAASVTNFVKEMLSRDKDVEGIKVFTGKRGRKFFVKIKLDMLTDGNIAEKTASIQDGLKKRLADKMGLEVDTVEVQISKLSIKSQDTSEE from the coding sequence ATGACTAATAAATTTCTTTTTTTTCTAGGATGGGTAGGAATATTTATATTATCGATCACTGGAATAGTATGTATTGTAATGCCGGATTTTATTGTAAAATTTAATCCATTAGACTCAACAAAAACTAATGTTGCTATTGTTGTTATATGTGTAGCATATTTCTTGCTTTGTATCTTAAAACTTTTCTCTATGTTTGAAAAAACTGGTGATTATGAAATAAAAACAGAAAATGGAAAAGTAACTATATCAGCAGCTTCTGTTACAAATTTTGTAAAAGAAATGTTATCTAGAGATAAAGATGTAGAAGGTATTAAAGTTTTTACAGGAAAAAGAGGAAGAAAATTCTTTGTGAAAATAAAACTTGATATGCTTACAGATGGAAATATTGCAGAAAAGACTGCTTCTATTCAAGATGGATTGAAAAAAAGATTGGCTGATAAGATGGGATTAGAAGTTGATACTGTTGAAGTACAAATTTCTAAACTGTCAATAAAATCTCAAGATACTTCAGAAGAATAG
- a CDS encoding DUF2273 domain-containing protein, producing MLAEMLEKLLVSLVNNWKKYLGCFIGFVLGILLVEYGLPKTVFIIVLSIIGYKMGDMTFIKRIKKFILEKIKED from the coding sequence ATGTTAGCTGAAATGCTTGAAAAGTTATTAGTATCCCTTGTAAATAATTGGAAAAAATATTTAGGGTGCTTTATAGGATTTGTTTTAGGAATTCTCCTTGTGGAGTATGGTCTGCCTAAAACAGTTTTTATAATAGTTCTAAGTATTATAGGATATAAAATGGGAGATATGACATTTATAAAAAGAATTAAAAAATTTATATTAGAGAAAATAAAAGAGGATTAG
- the nusB gene encoding transcription antitermination factor NusB, which yields MSRRLAREELFKLVFEGEINEENTKDILESYLKREEILQNENEITFIKKYMNGIAENNDKILKTIEEKITGWSFERIGNVEKALLKISVYEILCEDTPHEIVINEAVELAKMYGDEKTSEFINGVLAKVVNN from the coding sequence ATGAGTAGAAGATTAGCGAGGGAAGAGTTATTTAAGTTAGTATTTGAAGGGGAAATAAATGAAGAAAATACTAAAGATATATTAGAAAGTTATTTAAAAAGAGAAGAAATTCTTCAAAATGAAAATGAGATAACTTTTATTAAAAAATATATGAATGGAATAGCTGAAAACAATGATAAGATCCTAAAAACAATAGAAGAAAAAATAACAGGATGGAGTTTTGAAAGAATAGGAAATGTAGAAAAAGCTCTTTTAAAAATTTCTGTTTACGAGATCTTATGTGAAGATACACCTCACGAGATAGTTATAAATGAAGCAGTGGAACTTGCAAAAATGTATGGAGATGAAAAAACATCTGAATTCATAAATGGAGTCCTTGCTAAGGTAGTTAATAACTAA
- a CDS encoding M20 family metallopeptidase, producing the protein MKNFNMKEYITELEKIVNIESDSKNIKGVAEVADYFYDKYKKLFLNVEKIQNYSEVGPCLKVTNTNEENYDVLFLGHMDTVFPKGTIEERPFKKEGNKVFGPGVIDMKGPLLSLYYAVKELVDKENLKKFCILLNSEEEIGSKHYGELIERIAEKSKYTLVIEHARPDGALVIERKGSGGYDIEFTGKASHAGSAPEKGRNAISEMAYWINKLNEVTDFEKGTTINCGIANGGTAKNVVAEKAYLGMEFRVKKVEAVEEIIKKIEDLKKHAEEKEIKLKIIGGLNRGPMVFNEKSKKLFEIIKEAGKELEIEIKGVSSGGGSDGNITSSVGSPTIDGLGPIGGGQHSVDEYLELDSVEERIELIVRIMEKLN; encoded by the coding sequence ATGAAAAATTTTAATATGAAAGAGTATATTACAGAACTAGAAAAAATAGTAAATATAGAAAGTGATAGTAAAAATATAAAAGGTGTTGCTGAAGTAGCAGATTATTTTTATGATAAATATAAAAAATTATTTTTAAATGTGGAGAAAATCCAAAACTATTCAGAGGTAGGTCCTTGTTTAAAAGTAACAAATACAAATGAAGAAAATTATGATGTGCTTTTTTTAGGGCATATGGATACAGTTTTTCCAAAGGGAACAATAGAAGAAAGACCTTTTAAAAAAGAGGGGAATAAAGTATTTGGACCAGGGGTAATAGATATGAAAGGACCATTACTTTCATTGTATTATGCTGTAAAGGAATTAGTTGATAAAGAAAATTTAAAAAAGTTCTGTATTTTATTAAATAGTGAAGAAGAAATTGGTTCAAAACACTATGGAGAATTAATAGAAAGAATAGCAGAAAAAAGCAAATATACTCTGGTGATAGAGCATGCAAGACCAGATGGGGCATTGGTAATAGAAAGAAAAGGTTCTGGAGGATATGATATAGAATTTACTGGAAAAGCTTCCCATGCAGGAAGTGCTCCTGAAAAAGGGAGAAATGCTATAAGTGAAATGGCATATTGGATAAATAAATTGAATGAAGTTACTGATTTTGAAAAGGGGACTACTATTAATTGTGGTATAGCAAATGGGGGAACAGCAAAAAATGTAGTGGCAGAAAAAGCTTATCTTGGAATGGAATTTAGAGTAAAAAAAGTTGAAGCTGTTGAAGAAATAATCAAGAAAATAGAGGATTTGAAAAAACATGCTGAGGAAAAAGAAATAAAATTAAAAATTATAGGAGGACTAAATAGAGGCCCAATGGTTTTTAATGAAAAAAGCAAGAAATTATTTGAAATAATAAAAGAGGCAGGAAAAGAATTAGAAATTGAAATAAAAGGGGTTTCAAGTGGGGGAGGGTCAGATGGAAATATTACATCAAGTGTTGGAAGTCCTACAATAGATGGATTAGGGCCTATTGGAGGTGGACAGCATAGTGTAGATGAATATTTAGAATTAGATTCTGTTGAAGAAAGGATAGAGCTAATAGTAAGAATAATGGAAAAATTAAATTAA
- a CDS encoding AbgT family transporter, producing the protein MQGKNKGLFNKFLDGVETVGNKLPHPGTIFLIFAIMVVIISHFAFLSGAEVTFKAINKDHQLVDKTVKAVSLLTPDGIRWMFKSIVKNFTGFAPLGMVLVAMFGVGVAEETGLLTVMLRKLVLSAPKSIITAVIVFAGVMSNIAADAGYVVLVPLGALIFLSFGRHPLAGLAAGFAGVSGGFSANLLIGTLDPLLGGISTEAARLLDPNYTVFPTANYYFMAVSCILITIIGTLITEKIVEPRLGKYEGDQKVEITEITPIEQRGLKAAGLSLLAFFIFIGCLTIPESGILRNPINHSLTDHSPLMDSMVPIISLGFMIPGIFYGIFSKKIKSDKDVIKGMKNSMASMSGYISIVFFASQFIAYFKYSNLGTILAVNGADFLKETGFTGLPLVMAFILLSAFMNLFMGSASAKWTIMAPIFVPMFMGIGFAPEFTQVVYRIGDSTTNIITPLMSNFATVIAFGQRYNDKLGIGTLISMMIPYTILFMIFWTILLVIWYVFNLPLGPDGVIHLTNMIF; encoded by the coding sequence ATGCAAGGAAAAAATAAAGGGTTATTTAACAAATTTTTAGATGGGGTAGAAACAGTTGGGAATAAACTTCCTCATCCTGGAACAATATTTCTTATTTTTGCAATAATGGTAGTTATAATTTCTCATTTTGCATTTTTAAGTGGAGCTGAAGTAACTTTTAAAGCAATAAATAAAGATCATCAATTAGTGGATAAAACTGTGAAAGCAGTTAGTTTATTGACACCAGATGGAATAAGATGGATGTTTAAGTCTATTGTAAAAAACTTTACTGGATTTGCACCTTTAGGAATGGTATTAGTAGCCATGTTTGGAGTAGGAGTAGCAGAAGAAACTGGATTATTGACAGTAATGTTGAGAAAACTTGTTTTGAGCGCTCCTAAATCAATAATTACTGCTGTAATTGTTTTTGCAGGAGTAATGTCAAATATAGCAGCAGATGCAGGATATGTTGTTCTTGTACCATTGGGAGCATTGATATTTTTAAGTTTTGGCCGTCATCCACTAGCTGGGTTGGCAGCAGGTTTTGCTGGGGTATCTGGAGGATTTTCAGCCAATTTGTTGATTGGAACTCTTGACCCACTTTTAGGGGGAATAAGTACAGAAGCTGCAAGATTATTAGATCCTAATTATACTGTATTTCCAACAGCTAACTATTATTTCATGGCAGTATCATGCATTTTAATTACAATAATAGGAACTTTAATAACAGAAAAAATAGTAGAACCAAGATTAGGGAAATATGAAGGAGATCAAAAAGTAGAAATAACTGAAATAACTCCAATAGAACAGAGGGGATTAAAAGCAGCTGGATTATCATTGCTAGCTTTCTTTATATTTATAGGATGTCTAACTATTCCAGAAAGCGGAATTTTAAGAAATCCAATAAATCATTCTTTAACAGATCATTCTCCATTGATGGATAGTATGGTTCCAATAATTAGTTTAGGGTTTATGATACCAGGGATTTTTTATGGAATATTTTCTAAAAAAATAAAGAGTGATAAAGATGTAATTAAAGGAATGAAAAATTCAATGGCTTCAATGTCTGGGTATATCAGTATTGTATTTTTTGCTAGTCAGTTTATTGCATATTTTAAATACTCTAATTTGGGAACTATTTTAGCAGTTAACGGAGCAGATTTTTTAAAGGAAACAGGTTTTACAGGTCTTCCTCTAGTAATGGCATTCATTCTTCTCTCTGCATTTATGAATTTATTTATGGGATCAGCTTCAGCAAAATGGACTATCATGGCTCCCATATTTGTACCTATGTTTATGGGAATAGGGTTTGCACCAGAGTTTACACAAGTTGTATATAGAATAGGGGATTCTACAACTAATATTATCACTCCTTTGATGTCAAATTTTGCAACAGTAATTGCTTTTGGTCAAAGATATAATGATAAACTTGGGATAGGAACACTTATATCTATGATGATTCCTTATACAATTTTATTCATGATTTTCTGGACTATATTGCTGGTAATATGGTATGTGTTTAATTTGCCATTAGGACCAGATGGAGTTATTCACTTAACTAATATGATTTTCTAA
- a CDS encoding thermonuclease family protein, with protein MRKILFSIFIFSLSMIAMAVSGKVIKVSDGDTILLQSGSQRIKVRMYGIDAPELKQNYGEDSKNYLEKRILNKNVDVKVINEDKYGRKVGKVFYKNKDINLEMIKTGNAWFYEYHAKKEKEYRKASKSAQEQKLGLWKDKNPQNPRNFRLEHRRED; from the coding sequence ATGAGAAAAATATTGTTTTCAATATTCATATTTTCTTTAAGTATGATAGCTATGGCTGTCAGTGGAAAAGTAATCAAAGTATCTGATGGAGATACTATTTTGCTTCAATCTGGAAGTCAGAGGATAAAAGTAAGAATGTATGGAATAGATGCTCCTGAATTAAAACAGAACTATGGAGAAGATTCTAAAAATTATTTAGAAAAAAGAATATTGAATAAAAATGTTGATGTAAAAGTGATAAATGAAGATAAGTATGGCCGTAAAGTAGGAAAAGTGTTTTACAAGAATAAAGATATAAATTTAGAAATGATAAAAACAGGAAATGCTTGGTTTTATGAATATCATGCTAAAAAAGAAAAAGAATATAGAAAAGCATCTAAAAGTGCTCAGGAACAAAAATTGGGGCTATGGAAAGATAAAAATCCACAGAATCCAAGGAATTTTAGATTAGAACACAGAAGAGAGGATTAA
- a CDS encoding carboxypeptidase M32, with the protein MKKEIKRFRELIKEKKLIDSSLGILQWDLETTTPRKGKELLSEMVGYLSMKSYDIVTSEEFLNLVKFLKANEKELDDIQRKEIDDMAEEIEKISKIPPHEYQEYSELTAKTQGVWEEAKAKNDFNMFKENLKKIFEFNIKFAEYQGKKDKKIYDIILDEYERGMNTEKLDEFFGALRAEIVPLLKKIMEKNKNSKISSLKAKVNVDEQKKFNRFLSEYLGFDFDRGVTAESEHPFTLNLDKNDVRLTTKYIDDMPFSSIFSTIHETGHGIYEQQVGDDLQGTTLATGGSMGLHESQSRFYENMIGRSMSFWKGIYDKNIDIFPLLKEIKIDELYREINRVEPSFIRTEADELTYSLHIMIRYEIEKGIINGEIEIDNLPEVWNEKMKEYLGVVPETDREGVLQDVHWACGLIGYFPSYALGNVYAAQLYNTMKKDMDVSSLLENGKLDRIKGWLRDRIHIYGKLRETAELIQEITGEELEPKYYIEYLKEKYSKIYDLD; encoded by the coding sequence ATGAAAAAAGAGATAAAAAGATTTAGAGAATTAATTAAAGAAAAAAAACTGATAGATTCATCATTGGGAATATTGCAATGGGATTTAGAAACAACTACTCCAAGAAAAGGAAAGGAACTTCTTTCTGAGATGGTAGGATATCTAAGTATGAAAAGCTATGATATAGTTACCTCAGAAGAATTTTTAAATCTTGTGAAATTTTTAAAAGCAAATGAGAAGGAATTAGATGATATTCAAAGAAAAGAAATAGATGATATGGCTGAAGAGATAGAGAAAATAAGTAAAATACCTCCTCATGAATATCAAGAGTATTCAGAACTGACTGCTAAAACTCAAGGTGTGTGGGAAGAGGCAAAGGCTAAAAATGATTTTAATATGTTTAAAGAAAATTTAAAAAAGATATTTGAATTTAATATAAAATTTGCAGAATATCAAGGGAAAAAGGATAAAAAAATATATGATATAATTTTAGATGAGTATGAAAGAGGAATGAATACAGAAAAGCTGGATGAGTTTTTTGGAGCATTGAGAGCAGAGATAGTTCCACTTCTAAAAAAGATAATGGAAAAAAATAAAAACAGTAAGATATCAAGTTTAAAGGCAAAAGTAAATGTTGATGAACAGAAAAAATTCAATAGATTTTTAAGCGAATATTTGGGATTTGATTTTGACAGAGGAGTAACAGCTGAAAGTGAACATCCTTTCACACTGAATCTGGATAAGAATGATGTAAGGCTTACTACTAAATATATAGATGATATGCCTTTTTCTTCAATATTCAGCACTATTCATGAAACAGGGCATGGAATATATGAACAGCAGGTAGGAGATGATTTACAAGGAACTACTTTAGCTACTGGTGGTTCTATGGGGCTTCATGAATCTCAATCGAGATTTTATGAGAATATGATAGGAAGAAGTATGAGTTTCTGGAAGGGAATATATGATAAAAACATAGATATATTTCCACTTCTTAAAGAAATAAAAATAGATGAGCTATACAGGGAGATAAACAGAGTAGAACCTTCTTTTATAAGAACAGAGGCAGATGAGCTTACATATTCACTTCATATAATGATTAGATATGAAATAGAAAAAGGAATAATTAATGGAGAGATAGAGATAGATAATCTTCCAGAAGTGTGGAATGAAAAGATGAAAGAGTATCTAGGAGTAGTACCAGAAACAGATAGAGAGGGAGTACTGCAGGATGTGCATTGGGCATGCGGGCTTATTGGATATTTTCCATCTTATGCACTGGGAAATGTATATGCTGCTCAATTATATAATACTATGAAAAAAGATATGGATGTAAGTTCTCTTCTTGAAAATGGTAAACTAGACAGGATAAAAGGATGGCTGAGAGATAGAATACATATTTATGGAAAACTAAGAGAAACAGCTGAACTTATTCAAGAGATAACTGGAGAAGAGCTTGAACCAAAATACTATATAGAATATTTAAAAGAAAAATATTCAAAAATATATGATCTCGACTAA